Proteins encoded by one window of Asterias rubens chromosome 18, eAstRub1.3, whole genome shotgun sequence:
- the LOC117302536 gene encoding transcription factor HES-1-like: MPIDTSNKPKMHEGRKSSKPLMEKRRRARINDSLGQLKTLILEATNKDSSRHSKLEKADILEMTVKYLRNMQRQHMSAAMTNDPNLLNRYRLGYSECISEVSRFLNNGSETPNVEVQTNLIGHLANCCSPQGTPAKQQQQQPQQAQSPPQQQQVTYAQSQTAPQNVPAAIAAAVTQSAQQQPKLQQNPAQLQVAVPPASCAQTLPTVAVSAPYQPNNFQGGFKVESNNIARVISGIPIGVPGTLPSGEITVVLPSQALPGGQLPSHFIPVYAQSTPLLSPPASSHSDSSTPSPMSSPNSSMNSPTLMNAQTTTYQPTIIRDSSQTCYVTAPVNSAVLSPAPSPVTHHGDARGSASSPVAGNLAPMMVQAPTLVTLPAHTVYQPPHAPITENGHPQPLVHHQIPRKTVLRALNANIPAHQVSEHDSMWRPW; the protein is encoded by the exons ATGCCGATAGATACTAGCAACAAACCAAAGATGCATGAAGGACGAAAG TCCTCCAAACCTCTGATGGAAAAGAGAAGACGAGCTCGCATCAATGACAGTCTTGGCCAACTTAAGACGTTGATTCTTGAAGCTACCAACAAAGAT AGTTCCCGCCATTCCAAGTTAGAAAAAGCTGACATCTTAGAGATGACTGTCAAGTATCTTCGCAATATGCAGAGGCAGCATATGTCAG CTGCCATGACCAATGATCCCAACCTGTTGAATCGCTACCGTCTCGGCTACAGTGAATGCATCAGCGAAGTCTCACGATTCCTAAACAACGGATCAGAGACCCCTAACGTCGAAGTACAGACCAATCTGATAGGTCATCTCGCTAACTGCTGCAGTCCACAGGGTACCCCAGCtaagcagcagcaacaacaaccacaGCAGGCACAGTCTCCTCCTCAACAGCAGCAAGTCACCTACGCCCAATCACAAACTGCTCCACAGAATGTCCCAGCTGCTATTGCTGCAGCAGTGACACAGTCCGCCCAGCAGCAGCCCAAACTGCAGCAGAACCCAGCACAACTCCAGGTTGCTGTTCCGCCCGCATCATGCGCACAGACCCTACCTACTGTAGCTGTGAGTGCCCCCTACCAGCCCAACAACTTCCAGGGTGGTTTCAAAGTGGAAAGTAATAACATTGCTCGTGTGATCTCCGGCATTCCAATCGGTGTCCCAGGCACCCTTCCCTCCGGCGAGATCACTGTGGTGCTCCCCTCCCAGGCCCTCCCTGGCGGTCAGCTACCCAGCCATTTCATCCCCGTCTACGCCCAGAGCACCCCTCTACTCTCGCCTCCAGCTTCCTCACACAGTGATAGCTCCACCCCATCACCAATGTCAAGCCCCAATTCCTCCATGAACTCTCCCACACTGATGAACGCTCAGACAACAACCTACCAGCCAACCATCATCAGAGACTCTTCACAAACGTGTTATGTAACAGCCCCAGTGAACTCTGCCGTCTTATCACCAGCCCCTTCCCCAGTCACCCACCACGGGGATGCAAGGGGTAGTGCAAGCAGTCCAGTAGCCGGTAATCTCGCCCCGATGATGGTGCAAGCTCCTACCCTCGTCACACTCCCCGCACATACCGTATACCAGCCCCCTCACGCACCCATCACAGAGAACGGTCACCCACAACCCCTGGTACATCACCAAATCCCACGGAAAACCGTTCTGAGAGCTCTCAACGCTAACATCCCAGCTCACCAAGTTTCTGAACACGACTCAATGTGGAGGCCGTGGTAA